Genomic window (Campylobacter sp. RM16704):
ACATAAAGTAATAAAATATGGAGCACTTACACCCATACTAGTAATAGAAATTTTTTCATTATCATTAATATATTTTTGATTTACATTGGCTCCATTTTCAAGTAAAAGTTTTGCTACTTTATAATTATTATATTCTACCGCATAAAACAAAGGAGTTTTTCCAAAAGAGTTTTTATAATCTATCACAGCATTGTTTTCTAATAAAACTTTTACATTGTTCTCATTATTTAATGCAAAAAACAAAGCAGACTCATAGCCTTCATTTAATTTCACACCAAGTTTAATAAATTCAATAATAATTTCACTTTCTCTATTATTTAACAGTGCAGCCTTAAAACCATTATTTAATTCTAAATTATTAATTTTTTTTGAATAAATATATTCTTTGATCTGTTCTAAAGAATTTTTAGGATTAGCTACAAATTTTTCAAAATCAGAAATATCTTTAAAAATTTTAGTTTCACCTACTGCCCAAATTAAAAATTCATTTAAAGCGTTACTAGCGTAATAAATTGCACTAGCATTATCTAAATTAAATTCTTTTTGAAAATATTTTGTTAAAGGATTTATAGCTTTATTATATTCTACCCAAAACTCTTTGAATAATTTAAAATTTCCTATACTTTGATAAGCCCAAAATCTAAAATAAGCTTTTAATTTAGTAATTTTTTGTTCTAAAAACACGGGATCTTCTAAAGATTTTTGATAAACTTGTGGATTTAAAGCAATTTTTAATAATTTAAAATCAAATTTCCTTAAATCACTAAAATACTCTCCACCCATACAAGCGCTATTACTACCTCTAATTTCATTTGCAAGTTCATAAAGTCTTTGTGTAATTTTATTATTTTTCAAAGAAATATCACAACTTAAATCAACTCGTAAAAAATCCTGCATATCTTTAGGATTAAAGTTTTTAAAAAATGCCTTATTTTCCTTTAAATAATTACAATCAAAATCCAACGCTATAACATTTAAACTAAAAAACAAACCAAATAATAGAATTTTCAAACATTTGTCCTTATAATATGAATTAAATTACTATTTTAACTAAATTTTTGCTTTAATAACAATTAATTAATTTGAAATTTTATACAATAAATTCTTTAAAATAAGGAAAAACATGTATCAAAGTTTTTATAAAACTGATTTTGCCTATATTCTTTTACAATGTAACAAAAACAAGCTTATTAATATTAGCTTTTTAGATTCAAAACCAAATTTCATAAAACACAGACATCCTATTTTAAATCAAGCTTTAGAGGAATTAGATCTATACTTTAATAAAAAACTTTTTAAATTCAATACACCATTATTACTTGATGGCAGTGATTTTGAGATAAAGGTTTATAAAGCTTTAATAGAAATTCCCTATGGACAAACAAAAACATATCAAGAGATTGCTTCTTACATTAATCATCCAAAAGCTTTTAGGGCAGTTGGCAATGCAAATGCTAAAAACAAA
Coding sequences:
- a CDS encoding ankyrin repeat domain-containing protein, producing MKILLFGLFFSLNVIALDFDCNYLKENKAFFKNFNPKDMQDFLRVDLSCDISLKNNKITQRLYELANEIRGSNSACMGGEYFSDLRKFDFKLLKIALNPQVYQKSLEDPVFLEQKITKLKAYFRFWAYQSIGNFKLFKEFWVEYNKAINPLTKYFQKEFNLDNASAIYYASNALNEFLIWAVGETKIFKDISDFEKFVANPKNSLEQIKEYIYSKKINNLELNNGFKAALLNNRESEIIIEFIKLGVKLNEGYESALFFALNNENNVKVLLENNAVIDYKNSFGKTPLFYAVEYNNYKVAKLLLENGANVNQKYINDNEKISITSMGVSAPYFITLCALEHTSKNIFMHAANYADVKMLKLLIDYRANYKDIDDLGFNALDFAIMAKKEQNIEYLKTLGLKKNKNLTLYEETQP
- a CDS encoding O-6-alkylguanine-DNA/cysteine-protein-methyltransferase gives rise to the protein MYQSFYKTDFAYILLQCNKNKLINISFLDSKPNFIKHRHPILNQALEELDLYFNKKLFKFNTPLLLDGSDFEIKVYKALIEIPYGQTKTYQEIASYINHPKAFRAVGNANAKNKFPIFIPCHRVVAKNHVGGYNGGLYIKKRLLQLEGSL